One segment of Prionailurus bengalensis isolate Pbe53 chromosome X, Fcat_Pben_1.1_paternal_pri, whole genome shotgun sequence DNA contains the following:
- the LOC122477183 gene encoding LOW QUALITY PROTEIN: sodium- and chloride-dependent creatine transporter 1-like (The sequence of the model RefSeq protein was modified relative to this genomic sequence to represent the inferred CDS: inserted 1 base in 1 codon; deleted 1 base in 1 codon), with amino-acid sequence MEAGSGSCAPRRVTSLSGSFVPESILIVYFMATFPCVVLIVLLVRGVLLSGALDGITYYVKPDWWKLGSPQVWIDAGTQIFFSYAIGLGALTALGSYNRFNNNCYKDAIILALINSGTSFFTGFVGFCIVGFMAAEQSVHISKVAESGPGLAFIAYPWAVTLMPVAPLWAALXFFMLLLLGLDSQFVGVEGFITGLLDLLPASYYFRFQREISVALCCALCFVIDLSMVTDVSGGGVGAAPGLPLPATFPDPAPSPGRMYVFQLFDYYSASGTTLLWQAFWECVVVAWVYGADRFMDDVACMIGYRPCPWMRWCWSFFTPLVCMGIFIFNMVYYKPLVYNNTYVYPWWGEAMGWGFALSSMLCVPLHLLGCLLRAKGTVAEVSPLHPLFPARLPPSLPPSLPLTHRIKAFSSQVPLLPPTTRM; translated from the exons ATGGAGGCTGGTTCCGGAAGCTGCGCCCCTCGACGCGTGACGTCACTGTCGGGCTCCTTCGTCCCCGAGAGCATTCTG ATCGTGTACTTCATGGCTACCTTCCCCTGCGTGGTCCTTATCGTGCTGTTGGTGCGG GGGGTGTTGCTATCCGGTGCCCTGGATGGCATCACCTACTACGTCAAGCCTGACTGGTGGAAGCTGGGGTCCCCTCAG GTGTGGATAGATGCCGGGacccagattttcttttcttacgcCATCGGCCTGGGCGCCCTCACGGCGCTGGGCAGCTACAACCGCTTCAACAACAACTGCTACAA ggacGCCATCATCCTGGCCCTCATCAACAGCGGGACCAGCTTTTTCACTGGCTTCGTGGGCTTCTGCATCGTGGGCTTCATGGCCGCAGAGCAGAGCGTGCACATCTCCAAGGTGGCGGAATCAG GGCCCGGCCTGGCCTTCATCGCCTACCCCTGGGCCGTCACGCTGATGCCTGTGGCCCCCCTCTGGGCTGCCC TTTTTTTCATGCTGTTGCTGCTCGGCCTGGACAGCCag TTTGTAGGTGTGGAAGGCTTCATCACCGGCCTGCTCGACCTCCTCCCGGCCTCCTACTACTTCCGTTTCCAAAGGGAGATCTCCGTGGCCCTCTGCTGCGCCCTCTGCTTTGTCATCGACCTCTCCATGGTGACTgatgtgagtgggggcggggtgggggccgcCCCAGGCCTCCCGCTGCCTGCCACCTTCCCTGACCCGGCTCCGTCCCCAGGGCGGATGTACGTCTTCCAGCTGTTTGACTACTACTCGGCCAGCGGCACGACCCTGCTGTGGCAGGCCTTCTGGGAGTGCGTGGTGGTCGCCTGGGTGTACG GAGCCGACCGCTTCATGGACGACGTCGCCTGCATGATCGGGTACCGCCCTTGCCCCTGGATGAGATGGTGCTGGTCCTTCTTCACCCCGCTGGTCTGCATG GGCATCTTTATCTTCAACATGGTGTACTACAAGCCGCTCGTCTACAACAACACCTACGTGTACCCGTGGTGGGGCGAGGCCATGGGCTGGGGCTTTGCGCTCTCCTCCATGCTGTGTGTGCCCCTCCACCTCCTGGGCTGCCTCCTCAGGGCCAAGGGGACCGTGGCTGAGGTCAGTCCCCTGCACCCCCTCTTCCCTGCAcgactccctccttccctccctccctccctccctctcacccaccGGATCAAGGCGTTTTCCTCCCAAGtgccccttctcccacccacTACTAGGATGTAG
- the LOC122477411 gene encoding cancer/testis antigen 1-like isoform X2, producing MEATDRGAGGGAGGPEGQRGPGDPGVPDGPGGHEGPGGGRGGEGEECAAAGAAPRVAQAPCAPVPGAAAVPGLGGHPLPGPGGHGGPTAGGPGSQPLQFYVTMPFPSSTEAQVAHQCLATQGQPQVGAVRKEFTPTDCRRPWPTPGFHRLLS from the exons ATGGAGGCCACAGATCGAGGCGCAGGCGGTGGGGCCGGCGGTCCCGAGGGTCAGCGTGGCCCGGGAGACCCCGGTGTCCCAGATGGCCCCGGAGGCCACGAGGGCCCCGGCGGCGGCAGAGGTGGTGAGGGAGAGGAGTGTGCCGCGGCCGGTGCGGCCCCGCGGGTCGCGCAGGCGCCATGTGCTCCCGTCCCGGGCGCAGCTGCCGTGCCAGGGCTTGGCGGACACCCTTTGCCGGGACCCGGTGGGCACGGCGGTCCCACAGCCGGAGGGCCGGGGAGCCAGCCGCTGCAGTT CTACGTCACCATGCCTTTCCCGTCATCCACGGAGGCACAGGTGGCCCACCAGTGTCTGGCGACACAGGGCCAGCCCCAGGTCGGGGCAGTTCGGAAGGAGTTCACG CCGACTGACTGCCGAAGACCCTGGCCAACTCCAGGTTTCCATCGCCTCCTGTCTTGA
- the LOC122477411 gene encoding cancer/testis antigen 1-like isoform X1: protein MEATDRGAGGGAGGPEGQRGPGDPGVPDGPGGHEGPGGGRGGEGEECAAAGAAPRVAQAPCAPVPGAAAVPGLGGHPLPGPGGHGGPTAGGPGSQPLQFYVTMPFPSSTEAQVAHQCLATQGQPQVGAVRKEFTVFGNVLIIRLTAEDPGQLQVSIASCLDQLSLLVWTMQRFVPPFFRVPEPGKRG, encoded by the exons ATGGAGGCCACAGATCGAGGCGCAGGCGGTGGGGCCGGCGGTCCCGAGGGTCAGCGTGGCCCGGGAGACCCCGGTGTCCCAGATGGCCCCGGAGGCCACGAGGGCCCCGGCGGCGGCAGAGGTGGTGAGGGAGAGGAGTGTGCCGCGGCCGGTGCGGCCCCGCGGGTCGCGCAGGCGCCATGTGCTCCCGTCCCGGGCGCAGCTGCCGTGCCAGGGCTTGGCGGACACCCTTTGCCGGGACCCGGTGGGCACGGCGGTCCCACAGCCGGAGGGCCGGGGAGCCAGCCGCTGCAGTT CTACGTCACCATGCCTTTCCCGTCATCCACGGAGGCACAGGTGGCCCACCAGTGTCTGGCGACACAGGGCCAGCCCCAGGTCGGGGCAGTTCGGAAGGAGTTCACGGTATTCGGCAACGTCCTAATTAT CCGACTGACTGCCGAAGACCCTGGCCAACTCCAGGTTTCCATCGCCTCCTGTCTTGACCAGCTTTCCCTGTTGGTTTGGACCATGCAGCGCTTCGTGCCCCCGTTTTTCAGAGTGCCGGAGCCAGGCAAAAGGGGCTAA